In Lotus japonicus ecotype B-129 chromosome 5, LjGifu_v1.2, one genomic interval encodes:
- the LOC130721212 gene encoding MATH domain and coiled-coil domain-containing protein At3g58270-like: MDNQLTSDKTYEKFTWTIKNFSKLKTKKLYSENFVIGGHPWRILIFPKGNNTSYLSIYLDAGGDLSNLPNDWSRVEKFKLSLINQVNGKMTITKEYEHQFNARESDWGSTMFITLLELYDPSNGFIVNDTCIFEAEIAVTKPKHVNQLADQVVNTPKVSSDQPIGNVSNPLPEEFSVASHGELVDFKSFGKIETTFVPLLEEVCSLHPSLIDCQRKRSRKFTEWAFTALGRVLHFLKTRKMKDMNEDACSHLQFLWEELETCKFDLTWLQPHIQSTLSKKSSIEKALKLKTMKENVDTLDMEIKLLVEKLISAKVDVEITKRDLAKEGFEEKDLDVELGYGVR, encoded by the exons ATGGATAATCAACTCACAAGTGATAAAACGTATGAGAAATTCACATGGACGATCAAGAATTTCTCTAAATTGAAAACAAAGAAGCTGTACTCTGAGAATTTCGTCATCGGTGGCCATCCATG GCGGATTCTTATCTTTCCAAAGGGCAACAATACTAGCTACTTGTCAATTTATTTGGATGCTGGAGGGGATCTATCTAATTTGCCAAATGACTGGAGCAGAGTTGAAAAGTTCAAGCTGAGCCTTATTAATCAAGTTAATGGCAAAATGACAATAACTAAAG AATATGAACACCAGTTCAATGCAAGAGAGTCTGATTGGGGTAGCACGATGTTCATAACTTTACTTGAACTTTATGACCCTAGTAATGGCTTTATCGTGAATGATACTTGCATTTTTGAAGCTGAGATAGCTGTCACAAAGCCGAAACATGTGAATCAGCTCGCAGATCAAGTAGTTAATACCCCTAAGGTTAGTTCGGATCAGCCTATTGGGAATGTTTCTAATCCTTTACCTGAGGAATTCTCTGTTGCATCACATGGTGAGCTTGTGGATTTCAAGAGTTTTGGGAAAATAGAAACAACTTTTGTTCCACTCTTGGAGGAGGTGTGTTCATTGCATCCCTCACTAATTGACTGCCAACGGAAGAGAAGTCGCAAGTTCACAGAATGGGCCTTTACAGCTTTGGGTCGAGTTTTACATTTTCTTAAGACTAGAAAGATGAAAGATATGAATGAGGATGCTTGTAGTCATCTCCAGTTTCTATGGGAGGAACTTGAGACATGCAAATTTGATTTGACTTGGCTACAACCTCATATTCAATCTACATTGAGTAAGAAAAGTTCTATAGAGAAAGCTTTGAAACTGAAAACGATGAAGGAGAATGTGGATACTCTAGACATGGAAATCAAATTGCTGGTGGAGAAGCTAATTTCCGCAAAGGTAGATGTTGAAATAACAAAAAGAGATTTGGCAAAAGAAGGCTTTGAAGAGAAGGATTTGGATGTTGAACTAGGATATGGAGTACGTTAG